The following proteins are encoded in a genomic region of Ferviditalea candida:
- the proC gene encoding pyrroline-5-carboxylate reductase, which translates to MSLSLKSKQLCFIGAGSMAEAIVRGLLEQELVDPRQITMMNRQNADSLKVLESKYGIQTASEISLKRDLIASADILILAVKPKDADSALGEFRDLIREHQLLVSVIAGLSIDTIHELLKRNVPIVRTMPNTSSTIGCGATGMCFSTEVSGEQKETALSMFRSTGIVVEVAEQLLDTVTGLSGSGPAYIYYMMEAMMAAGIEGGLPEDAARELTLQTVLGAAQMVKMTGEQPSELRRKVTSPNGTTQAALEVMDRGGFSGVVRKAVLRAAERAKEMGEAIASSMKG; encoded by the coding sequence ATGAGTCTATCCTTGAAATCAAAACAGTTGTGCTTTATCGGCGCCGGATCGATGGCTGAAGCGATCGTCCGCGGCCTTCTGGAGCAGGAATTGGTTGATCCACGGCAAATTACGATGATGAATAGGCAAAATGCCGATTCGCTGAAAGTCCTGGAAAGCAAATACGGCATCCAAACCGCTTCGGAAATTTCGTTGAAACGCGACCTTATCGCGAGCGCCGATATCCTTATTCTTGCCGTCAAACCGAAGGACGCGGATTCGGCGCTCGGTGAATTCCGCGATCTCATCCGGGAGCACCAGCTGCTGGTTTCCGTGATCGCCGGCTTGTCCATCGATACCATACACGAATTGTTGAAGAGGAATGTGCCAATCGTTCGAACGATGCCCAATACCTCCAGCACGATCGGTTGCGGAGCGACGGGAATGTGTTTTTCAACGGAGGTTTCAGGCGAACAAAAGGAAACGGCCCTCAGCATGTTCCGGTCCACCGGCATCGTCGTCGAGGTCGCGGAACAGCTGCTGGATACGGTCACCGGCCTGTCCGGAAGCGGTCCCGCCTACATTTATTATATGATGGAGGCCATGATGGCTGCAGGCATCGAGGGCGGTTTGCCGGAGGATGCCGCGCGGGAGCTGACGCTTCAAACCGTATTGGGGGCCGCCCAAATGGTTAAAATGACTGGGGAACAGCCCTCCGAGCTGCGAAGAAAGGTCACTTCCCCCAACGGAACGACCCAAGCCGCTCTGGAGGTTATGGACCGCGGCGGTTTCTCCGGGGTTGTCCGGAAAGCTGTGCTGCGGGCTGCGGAAAGAGCGAAGGAAATGGGAGAAGCCATCGCTTCTTCGATGAAAGGGTGA
- a CDS encoding 2-hydroxy-3-keto-5-methylthiopentenyl-1-phosphate phosphatase, giving the protein MRELDHHSDHNKAFSGINGKQPIIFCDFDGTITETDNIVSIMEHFNPPGWQEIAMDILHLRMSIREGVGRLFGLLPSSKKREILDFVLANARIRNGFADLLDFCREHGIRFYVASGGIDFFVYPLLAPFQIETEQIFCNGSDFSGESIEIVWLHPCDEYCDNGCGMCKSKILRSYPGDRYYRIVIGDSVTDFEAAKLADLVFARSRLVERCREMGHPFVAFNDFHDIVEHLSKKVVTLP; this is encoded by the coding sequence ATGAGAGAACTAGACCATCATTCGGATCACAACAAAGCCTTCAGCGGCATAAACGGCAAGCAGCCGATCATTTTCTGCGACTTTGACGGCACGATCACCGAAACCGACAACATCGTTTCGATCATGGAGCATTTCAATCCGCCCGGATGGCAGGAAATTGCCATGGATATTCTCCATTTGCGAATGAGCATCCGTGAGGGCGTAGGCCGATTATTCGGCCTGCTGCCGTCCTCCAAAAAACGGGAAATTCTTGATTTTGTGCTGGCCAACGCCAGAATCCGTAATGGCTTTGCGGATCTGTTGGACTTTTGCAGGGAGCACGGCATCCGTTTTTACGTTGCCTCAGGAGGCATTGATTTTTTTGTGTACCCGCTGCTTGCGCCCTTTCAAATTGAAACAGAGCAAATTTTCTGCAACGGCAGCGATTTTTCAGGCGAATCCATCGAAATCGTTTGGCTCCATCCTTGCGATGAATACTGCGACAATGGCTGCGGCATGTGCAAATCGAAAATATTGCGTTCCTATCCGGGCGACCGTTATTACCGTATCGTTATCGGCGACAGTGTCACCGATTTTGAAGCGGCCAAGCTGGCCGATCTGGTGTTTGCCCGGAGCCGTCTGGTCGAACGCTGCAGAGAAATGGGCCACCCCTTCGTTGCGTTCAACGACTTCCATGATATTGTCGAACATCTCAGCAAAAAGGTTGTGACTCTGCCATGA
- a CDS encoding 2,3-diketo-5-methylthiopentyl-1-phosphate enolase, producing the protein MSSYCMATYRLFDEKADFHKKAQGIAVGLTVGSWTDLPEAKKKHMEKHLGKVVSVDVHEPPGGERFADIQIAYPDANFSRDIPALLVTVFGKLSMDGKIKLLDLHFSESFLEGFAGAKFGVRGVRQLLGVHDRPLLMSIFKSVIGHDLPELREQFLLQALGGVDLIKDDEILFENPLTPIEKRVEIGMQAAREAERQTGQKLLYAVNLSGPAGHLSEQAKKAIAAGANALLFNVLAYGFDTLRELSSDPEINVPIAAHPALAGAFYPSPYHGIAASVLLGKLMRLAGADLVLFPSPYGSVVMPKEENLAILQALSATNAADYIFGGNAENTADSLRLASSFPVPSAGIHPGLVPLIIRDFGLDVVVNAGGGVHGHPMGASAGGWAFRQAIDAVVQGASLQEQAGRHPELQAAVQAWGIKQA; encoded by the coding sequence TTGAGCTCCTATTGTATGGCAACCTATCGTCTGTTTGACGAGAAAGCGGATTTTCACAAGAAAGCGCAAGGGATCGCCGTCGGACTGACTGTGGGAAGCTGGACCGACCTTCCGGAAGCGAAGAAAAAACACATGGAAAAGCATCTCGGGAAAGTCGTATCCGTCGATGTGCATGAGCCTCCAGGCGGCGAACGCTTTGCGGATATCCAAATCGCCTACCCTGACGCCAATTTCAGCCGAGACATCCCCGCCCTCTTGGTAACGGTATTCGGAAAGCTGTCCATGGACGGAAAAATCAAATTGCTGGACCTGCATTTCTCGGAATCCTTCCTGGAGGGCTTTGCCGGGGCGAAATTCGGGGTTCGGGGAGTTCGGCAGCTGCTCGGCGTGCATGACCGCCCATTGCTGATGAGCATCTTCAAATCGGTCATCGGCCATGATCTTCCGGAGCTTCGCGAGCAGTTTCTGTTACAGGCGCTCGGAGGCGTGGATCTGATCAAGGACGACGAAATCCTGTTCGAGAACCCGCTGACGCCCATCGAAAAGCGCGTGGAAATCGGCATGCAGGCGGCCCGTGAAGCCGAGCGTCAAACCGGCCAAAAGCTGCTGTATGCCGTTAATTTGAGCGGCCCCGCAGGCCATTTGTCCGAGCAGGCAAAGAAAGCCATTGCCGCCGGGGCCAACGCGCTGTTGTTCAATGTGCTGGCCTATGGCTTTGATACGCTGCGGGAACTGAGCTCCGATCCGGAAATCAACGTGCCGATTGCCGCCCACCCCGCATTGGCCGGGGCCTTCTATCCGTCCCCTTATCACGGGATAGCCGCTTCTGTGCTGCTCGGCAAGCTCATGCGCCTGGCCGGGGCGGATCTGGTTTTGTTCCCGTCGCCATACGGTTCCGTGGTCATGCCCAAGGAAGAAAACCTGGCAATTCTGCAAGCCCTGTCCGCAACGAATGCGGCAGACTATATATTTGGCGGGAATGCGGAAAATACCGCAGATTCCCTTCGTTTGGCGTCCAGCTTTCCGGTGCCTTCGGCGGGTATTCATCCCGGTCTGGTGCCGTTGATCATCCGCGATTTCGGACTTGACGTCGTGGTCAACGCCGGCGGCGGTGTCCACGGGCATCCCATGGGAGCGAGCGCCGGCGGCTGGGCCTTCCGTCAGGCCATCGACGCCGTGGTTCAAGGCGCTTCGCTGCAGGAGCAAGCCGGCAGGCACCCCGAGCTGCAAGCCGCCGTGCAGGCATGGGGCATCAAACAAGCGTAA
- the mtnB gene encoding methylthioribulose 1-phosphate dehydratase, translated as MIPSTYSLEDVQKAFGQLREIKSILSAKGWFPATSGNLSVRLSGGDRERFAFAVTASGKDKSVQTAEDFLVVDERGRPLETTALKPSAETLIHCEIYQATGCGAVFHVHTVFNNLASELFHGRGSVPVSGVELIKAFNIWEEEAHIEIPILPNYADIPRIAAMIKNSVVPEIPGILLRKHGIYAWGKDAAEAKKHLEAFEFLFEYEVRLRQLGS; from the coding sequence ATGATACCAAGTACTTATTCACTCGAAGATGTGCAAAAGGCGTTCGGCCAACTGCGTGAAATCAAAAGCATTCTTTCCGCCAAAGGATGGTTTCCAGCCACCAGCGGCAACTTGTCGGTGCGTTTAAGCGGCGGCGATCGCGAGCGTTTTGCTTTTGCCGTCACGGCAAGCGGCAAGGACAAGTCGGTGCAAACCGCGGAGGATTTCCTTGTTGTCGATGAACGGGGACGCCCGCTGGAAACCACCGCCCTGAAGCCTTCCGCGGAAACGCTTATCCATTGTGAAATTTATCAGGCAACCGGATGCGGAGCCGTATTTCATGTACATACTGTCTTCAACAATCTTGCATCCGAGCTGTTTCATGGAAGGGGTTCGGTGCCGGTAAGCGGAGTCGAGCTGATTAAGGCGTTCAACATTTGGGAAGAGGAAGCGCATATTGAAATCCCGATCCTGCCGAATTATGCGGATATCCCGAGGATTGCGGCGATGATCAAAAATTCCGTAGTTCCCGAGATCCCCGGTATTCTGCTGCGCAAGCACGGAATTTATGCATGGGGCAAGGATGCTGCGGAAGCAAAAAAACACTTGGAGGCCTTTGAATTCCTGTTCGAATATGAGGTCCGTCTTCGCCAGCTTGGATCATAA